The nucleotide window TTAACTATGTAATAAATACTAGGTTTACAATGGAACGAGGTTATATCGTTGAAAGTAAACGTGGTGGCGGTGGATATATTCGAATTATTAAAGTGAAAATGAATGATAAGCTTCAATTATTAGAAGCGATTATATCAATGGTTCATGATAAAAAGGTTTCTCAATCATTTTCTGAAGATGTAATTTTGAGGTTGCTTGAAGAAGATGTTATAACGAAAAAAGAAGCAAGATTAATGGTTGCAGCTTTAGACCGGGAAGTTTTAATTTTACCTTTACCGGATAGGGATATTTTGAGGAGTAGGATTTTAGAAGCAATGTTGGTTGCTTTGAAATATGATTAAGGTGTGATGACGATGATCTGTCAAAGATGTGGGGAAAATAAGGCTGTTATTGCTTTACAACAATTAAATGAGGCTGGGAAAGTAGAGTCATTGTATCTATGTGAGAATTGTGCAGCTAATGAAGCTCTCTCTTCGGAAAAAGATTTAGTCAAGGCAATGGATACTTTTAGTGAGGTTGCTCTGGATTTCTTAACACTTTTACAAAAAGAAGAAAATGTGCAGAAAAAGGTTGTTTGTGGGAATTGTCAGCTTAGTTTTGATGAGTTTTTACAAACGAATCGAGTGGGTTGTTCGGAATGTTATTCGGCTTTTGAAGAGCAGTTGGTACCTATTATTGGGCGAGTACAGAATGGATATACAAAGCATGTTGGGAAAGTACCTGCAGAGGTTGAGCGAGCAGAGGGTGTTCAAAATGAGATTAGTCATTTGCAAGAAAAATTAGCTCTCTTGGTTAAAAATGAAGAGTTTGAAGAAGCTGCGATCATTCGTGATGAAATTAGGGCTTTGAAAGCTGGGGGTGAGGATAAATGAATGTGTTTGAACCTCGGCTTAGTTCTTGGTTAGAAAATGCTGGTGATGACGATGATGTTGTCCTAAGTTCTCGTATTCGGCTTGCTAGGAATTTAAAAGATGAAAAATTTCCGATTTATGAACAAAAGGAAGAAATTGTTGACCAGATTGCAGAAGTTTTTGATGATAGTTTTTCTTTATTTAAAATGAATCAGATCTCTCTATTGGAAAAGGCTCTTTTGGTGGAGAAGCATTTGATTAGTCCTTATATGATGAATAAGAGTGAGTATGGGGCGGTTCTTTTAAATGAGGAAGAAAATGTGAGTATTATGTTAAATGAGGAAGACCATTTGCGGATACAGTGCATGACTCCTGGGTTGAGGTTGTTTGATGCGTTGGAGGCGGCTTTGCAAATTGATGGGTATGTGGAAGAGAAGTTGACGTATGCTTTTGATAAGCAGTTTGGATATTTGACGAGTTGTTTGACAAATGTTGGGACTGGAATGCGGGCTTCTGTGATGGTGCATTTACCGGGTCTTGTTACAACGAAAAGAATTAAAAGTGTGATTGAGGCGATTAGGAGTCTTGGTTTTGTGGTAAGAGGTATATACGGGGAAGGTAGCATGCCCGCAAGTAGTATATTCCAAGTTTCGAATCAAGTGACTTTAGGTAAAACTGAAACGGAAATTGTGGAAGATTTAACGCAAGTCATGGAACAAATTATTATGCAAGAACGTGTCGCTAGAACTACTTTGAAGCAAAAATTTCATATTGCACTGGAAGATAGAGTTTTTAGGTCATATGGATTATTGATGAATTGCCGAATTATTTCTATGAAAGAAGCAGCCGATGCTATATCAGATATACGGCTTGGTGTAGAATTAGGGTTTTTCGAGCATATTTCTCGCCAAAAAATGAATGAATTGGTACTATTTTCGCAACCAGCTTTTTTGAGAAAAGAAGCAGGGCGCGATATGGATGAATTAGAAGAGAAAGTAATACGGGCCAAAGTGATTCGCGAGATTTTGGGCGATAAATAATGAGGCTTACGATAAGGAGGAAACAACAATGATGTTTGGACGGTTTACGCAAAGAGCTCAGAAAGTACTCGCGTTGTCACAAGAAGAGGCGATGCGTTTGAATCATAGTAATTTAGGAACGGAACATATACTGTTAGGCCTTGTACGAGAGGGCGAAGGAATTGCGGCGAAAGCTCTTTATGAACTGGGAATTAGTTCGGAAAAAGTGCAGCAAGAAGTGGAAGGATTAATTGGTCATGGTGAAAAAGCTGTGACAACGATTCAATATACACCACGCGCGAAAAAAGTAATTGAACTTTCGATGGATGAGGCTCGTAAATTAGGGCATACTTACGTTGGGACAGAACATATTTTACTTGGGCTTATTCGTGAAGGTGAAGGAGTTGCAGCGCGAGTTTTAAGTAATCTTGGTATTAGTTTGAACAAAGCGCGTCAGCAAGTTTTACAGCTTCTTGGTGGCGGAGAAGCTACTGGTGCTGGTCGCCAAACAAATACGCAAGCAACTCCGACGTTAGATAGTTTGGCTCGTGATTTAACGGTTATTGCGCGTGAAGATAATTTGGATCCGGTTATTGGCCGCTCTAAGGAAATTCAACGTGTGATTGAGGTACTTAGTCGTCGGACGAAAAACAACCCTGTTCTTATTGGGGAGCCTGGTGTTGGTAAAACGGCGATTGCAGAAGGCTTGGCGCAACAAATTGTTCGTAATGAAGTGCCTGAGACTTTACGAGGAAAACGTGTTATGACGCTTGATATGGGGACTGTTGTAGCGGGTACAAAATATCGCGGTGAATTTGAAGACCGTTTGAAAAAAGTAATGGATGAAATTCGCCAAGCTGGTAATGTTATTCTATTTATTGATGAGTTGCACACTTTAATTGGTGCTGGTGGAGCGGAAGGTGCAATTGATGCATCGAATATCTTGAAGCCACCGCTAGCTCGTGGCGAATTGCAATGTATTGGTGCAACTACCTTGGATGAATATCGTAAATATATTGAAAAAGATGCTGCACTTGAAAGACGTTTCCAACCGATTAAAGTAGATGAACCGACTGTTGAAGAATCTGTTCAAATTTTACATGGTTTACGTGATCGTTATGAAGCGCATCACCGTGTTGCTATTACTGATGAAGCACTTGAAGCAGCTGTACGGTTATCTGATCGTTACATTTCAGACCGTTTCTTGCCAGATAAAGCGATTGATGTAATTGATGAAGCTGGTTCGAAAGTACGTTTGAAATCTTTTACAACACCAAAAAACGTAAAGGAAATGGAAAACAATTTAACAGATTTGAAAAAAGAAAAAGATGCGGCTGTTCAAGGGCAAGAATTTGAAAAAGCGGCAGCATTACGTGATAAAGAACAAAAACTTAAAAAATCACTAGAAGAAACGAAAGCAAATTGGCAAGAAAAACAAGGCCTTGACCATAGTGAAGTTACTGAAGATATTGTTGCTGAAGTGGTTGCTAGTTGGACAGGAATTCCTGTTGCAAAACTGGCGGAAACTGAGACGAATAAACTGCTTAATATGGAAAAACTTATACATGAGCGTGTGATTGGGCAGGATGCAGCTGTTAAAGCTGTGTCGCTAGCTGTTCGCCGGGCTCGCGCTGGTCTTAAAGATCCGAAACGTCCGATTGGTTCTTTTATTTTCCTTGGACCTACTGGGGTTGGTAAAACGGAACTTGCACGTGCACTTGCTGAATCGATGTTTGGTGATGAAGATTCGATGATTCGTATAGATATGTCCGAGTACATGGAGAAATTCTCGACTGCTCGTTTAGTTGGGGCTCCTCCTGGTTATGTGGGGTATGAAGAAGGTGGGCAACTGACGGAAAAAGTTCGTCAAAAACCTTATTCAGTAGTCCTTTTAGATGAAATTGAAAAAGCGCATCCGGATGTATTTAATATGTTGTTACAAGTGCTAGATGACGGGCGTTTGACGGATTCTAAAGGTCGTGTCGTTGATTTTAGAAATACGGTGATTATCATGACTTCCAATATTGGGGCTCAAGAAATGAAACAGGATAAATCAATGGGCTTTAACGTGGTGGATCCGATTAAAGATCATAAAGCAATGGAGCACCGCGTTTTACAAGACTTAAAACAGGCTTTTCGTCCAGAATTTATTAACCGGATTGACGAAACAATTGTGTTCCATTCGCTACAAGAAAAAGAATTGAAACAAATTGTTACGCTGTTAACTGCTCAATTAACGAAACGATTGGCTGAGCGTGATATTCATGTGAAATTAACGGAAGGCGCGAAAGCTAAAATCGCCAAAGACGGCTATGACCCAGAATACGGGGCGCGTCCTTTGAAACGAGCTATTCAAAAAGAAGTGGAAGATATGCTTTCTGAGGAATTGCTTCGTGGCAATATTAAAGTAGGCGATTACATTGAAATTGGTGTGAAGGACGGTAAATTAGAGGTTAGAAAAAAAGCTGCTCCTAAAAAGAAAACAACTACCAAAAAAGTAAAAGCAAAATAAATAAATGCCTTCCTTAATTCAAATTTAAGGAAGGTTTTTTGTGTGAAAATTAGGATTAGGGCTGAAAAAACGAATTTGGTGAAAAGGGTTAACGCGAACAGATGATCTGTGGTAAAATGAAGCATATGTATGGAGGGATGTAAAAAATGGCTAAAGCAAAAAGGACGACCAAATTTGTATGTCAGGCATGTGGGTATGAATCGGCAAAATGGATGGGTAAATGTCCGAATTGCAATGAGTGGAATCAAATGGTGGAGGCGTTAGAGCCATCGAAGAAATCGCGCTCGGCTTTTAATCATACAGGAGAACCTTCAAAAGCGACTCCGATTACACAAATAGCAAGCGAAATAGAACAACGTGTTGAAACAAATATGCCAGAATTAAATCGAGTGCTTGGTGGCGGGGTAGTTCCGGGATCAATGGTGCTTGTCGGAGGAGATCCTGGTATCGGGAAGTCTACTTTATTACTACAAGTATCGGCGCAACTTACACTTACAAATAAAAAAGTATTATATATTTCTGGGGAAGAATCTATCAAGCAAACGAAACTTCGCGCAGAACGATTGCAAGTTTCTGGGGATAATTTATACGTTTATGCAGAGACAAATTTAGAAGCTGTTCAGGAAACAATTGATTTTGTGAAGCCTGATTTTGTCGTAATTGATTCAATCCAGACGGTTTATCACCCGGATGTTACGAGTGCAGCGGGGAGCGTTTCGCAAGTTAGAGAATGTACAGCAGCGTTAATGCGAATTGCCAAAATGCAAAATATTGCTATCTTTATTGTTGGTCATGTGACAAAGGAAGGTGCGATTGCGGGACCACGTCTACTTGAACATATGGTAGATACTGTGCTTTATTTTGAAGGGGAGCGTCATCATGCTTACCGGATTTTGCGTGCAGTGAAAAACCGTTTTGGATCAACGAACGAAATGGGTATCTTTGAAATGCGGGACGTTGGGCTTGTTGAAGTGGCTAATCCATCAGAAGTTTTCTTAGAAGAACGTCTTGAAGGCGCTTCTGGGTCAACGGTAGTAGCGTCAATGGAAGGAACTCGTCCAGTTCTTGTGGAGATTCAGGCACTTGTTTCACCGACAATGTTTGGTAACGCTAAACGAATGGCGACTGGAATTGATTATAATAAAGTGTCGCTAATTATGGCTGTTTTAGAAAAACGAGTAGGTTTGATGTTGCAAAATCAAGATGCTTATTTGAAAGCGGCTGGTGGAGTTAAATTGGATGAACCAGCAGTGGATTTGGCAGTTGCGGTAAGTGTGGCATCTAGCTATCGTGATAAACCAACGAAAAGTACAGACTGTTTTATTGGGGAACTTGGGCTTACAGGAGAAATTCGCCGAGTAGCGAGAATTGAACAACGTGTGCAAGAAGCTGCGAAACTTGGTTTTAAACGAATTTTTATTCCTAAAAATAACGAGGGAACGTGGAAGATACCAAAAGACGTAGAAGTTGTTGGGGTAGAAACAATTGGAGAGGCTTTGAAGAAAGCTTTACCGAACTGAAAATAAATACTTACGGGATTCCGTGAGTACTATTTGCGGTATGGTCTTTTAATAGTGTAAAATAGTGCTATATGTATATTGGTAATAGCCCGATTATATATAAATAAAAAAAATGGAAAGGAGGAAACTAAATGCTTACATGGGTAATTCGAGTGTGTTTTTTAATTCTAGGTGGGACAACGGGAGTCTTTTCGCTGCCAACACTTTGGGTGAAACTTGGAATAGGACACATTTTGCTAATTAATAATCCTTATACTGATGCTCTGATTGGTGCACTTATATTTTATCTTATTACTTTTTGGGCGGTGAAATATGTAGAAGCCGCACTTAATTGGTTAGAGGAAAAGTTAGCTAAAATTGCTATTGCAACTCTTGTTTATGGGGGACTTGGTTTATTTGTAGGATTAGTAATTGCGTTTTTTGCGAGCAATGCACTAAGTCAAACGAATATTCCGCTTTTAAATTCTGTAGTACCAGTTATTTTAACGTTAGTGCTAGGTTATTTAGGGTTCCGTATTGGAATCAGTCGTCGCAATGAATTTGGAAATTTTGTCAATAACAGAAATGCTAAGAAAAAAACACCGGAAGAAGAGCAATCAGAAGAAAAATCTAAAAAGACATACAAAATTCTAGACACAAGTGTTATTATTGATGGTCGTATTGCAGATATTTTAGCTACTGGATTTTTGGATGGAACGGTTGTTATTCCACTGTTTGTATTGGCTGAGCTGCAGCATATTGCGGATTCATCGGATACACTTAAACGAACAAGAGGTCGTCGAGGGTTAGATATTCTAAACCGAATTCAAAAAGAAGACTCTATTCAAGTGGAAATGTATGAAGGTGATTTTGAAGATACGCCAGAAGTCGACAGTAAACTTGTAAAACTTGCTAAAGTAATGGGCGGGATTGTTGTAACAAATGATTATAATTTAAATAAAGTATGTGAGTTCCAAAATGTACCAGTTTTAAATATTAATGATTTGGCCAATGCTGTGAAGCCTGTTGTTTTACCAGGAGAGAAAATGACTGTTCTTATGGTGAAAGATGGTAAGGAGCACAATCAAGGCGTTGCATATTTAGATGATGGAACGATGATTGTTGTGGAAGATGGTCGTAAATTTATTAATGAAACTATTCAAGTTGAAGTAACTAGTGTTCTACAAACATCAGCAGGAAGAATGATTTTTGCTAAACCATCCTGATTAGAAGGGGGAAATAAGCATGAATTATGAGTTGGTTTTTTTAGCAGCAGGTCAAGGAAAGCGAATGAATGCTCAAAAAAACAAAATGTGGCTAGATCTAGTTGATGAACCGATTTTTATTCATGCCTTGCGTCCTTTTTTAGCGGATAATCGTTGTTCCAAAGTGATTGTCGTGTGTCAAGAAGAGGAAAGAAAGCATGTAAAGAAATTAATGAGTCAGCTAAATGTTGCTGAACATCGAATTGAAATCGTGAAGGGCGGAAGTGAACGCCAATATAGCGTAGCGGCGGGGCTGGAACGTTGTGGAACAGAGAGTGTCGTGTTGGTACATGATGGTGCTAGGCCGTTTGTTACAGTAGATATTATTGATCGACTGTTAATGGGTGTAAAACAAAGTAAAGCCGCGATTTGTGCAGTGAGAGTAAAAGATACGGTGAAACGAGTTGTGAATGACGTCGTTCAAGAAACAGTTGACCGAGAAAATCTTTGGCAAATTCAAACGCCGCAAGCCTTTGAACTGCATATTTTACAAAAGGCGCATCAACTTGCTCGAAAAGAACAATTTTTAGGGACGGATGAAGCTAGTTTAGTGGAGCGAATTCCTTGTCCGGTTGCTATTGTCCAAGGAAGCTATTATAATATTAAGCTGACAACTCCTGAAGATATGCCGCTTGCAAAGGCGATATTAGGAGAACTTGGAGGGAAAGTAAATGATTAGAATTGGCCAAGGTTATGATGTACATAAACTTGCCTATGACCGAGAGCTGATTATTGGCGGGATTAAAATTCCTTATGAAAAAGGTTTGCTTGGCCACAGCGATGCAGATGTGCTGCTTCATGCCATAACGGATGCCATTATCGGGGCAATTGGTGCGTGTGATATTGGTCATTTTTTCCCGGATACAGATATGGCTTTTAAAGATGCGGACTCAGCGGAGTTACTTACTGAGATTTGGCAGAAAGTAGAGGCGGATGGTTTTCGTCTTGGAAATTTAGACGCTACTATTATTGCTGAAAAACCTAAAATGGCGCCATATGTAACTCAAATGAAGCTGAGGATTGCGGAGTTGCTACATGCGGATCCGACGCAAGTGAATGTAAAAGCAACGACAACAGAGAAATTAGGATTTACTGGTAGAGAAGAGGGAATCGCGAGTCTTGCGGTTGTCTTACTTGAAAAATAATTGAAGGAGTGAATAATTGTGAGTGAAACAAAACGAGTACGTGTGCGTTATGCGCCAAGTCCAACTGGATTTTTGCATATTGGGAATGCGCGTACTGCCTTATTTAACTATTTATTTGCAAGACATAATGATGGAGATTTTATCATTAGAATTGAAGACACGGATGCTAAGCGTAACATAGCTGATGGTGAAGAAAGCCAAATGACAAACTTGAAATGGCTTGGTATGGACTGGGATGAAGGTGTTGATGTTCCTGGGAAATACGGACCTTACCGTCAATCCGAACGTCAATCGATCTATGAGCCGCTAATTCAAGAACTTTTGGACAAAGATTTGGCATATAAATGCTATTGTACAGAAGAAGAATTAGATGCAGAACGTGAAAAACAAAAAGCAAATGGTGAAATGCCTCGTTATAGCGGGAAATGTCGCCATTTAACAAAAGAACAACAAGCGGAAAAAGAAGCGCAAGGCTTTAAACCGAGCATTCGTTTCAAAGTGCCTGCGAATGAAACAATTACTTTTAACGATATGGTAAAAGATGACGTTTCTTTTGAGTCAAATGGTATTGGTGATTTTGTTATTGCGAAAAAAGATGGAATTCCGACTTATAACTTTGCTGTAGCAGTGGATGACCATTTGATGGAAATCTCGCATGTTCTTCGTGGGGATGACCACATTTCGAATACACCAAAACAAATTATGATTTACAATGCTTTTGGCTGGGAACCACCAATTTTCGGTCATATGACGCTGATTGTGAATGAAAGTAGACGTAAACTAAGTAAACGTGATGGCTCGATTATTCAATTTATCGAACAATATCGTGACTTAGGATATTTACCAGAAGCGTTATTTAACTTTATCGCTATGCTTGGTTGGTCTCCTGAAGGGGAAGAAGAAATTTTCTCTAAAGAAGAGTTCATTAAGATGTTTGATCCGAAGCGTTTATCTAAATCACCAGCATTATTTGATAATGTTAAATTGACTTGGGTGAATAACCAATACGTGAAAAAATTACCGCTAAATGATGTCGTAGAACTTTCTTTACCTCATTTACAAAAAGCGGGCGTTGTTTCTGCAGAGCTCAATCAAGCAGAACTTGATTGGGTGCATAAATTAGTTTCGCTTTATCATGAGCAAATGAGCTATGGTGCGGAAATTGTGCCACTTTCGGAAATGTTCTTTGCGGATGCGGAGTCGATTACTTTTGATGAAGAAGAAACAGCAGTTCTGGCTGAAGAAACAGTGCCAACCGTTATTTCGGCTTTCAAAAAAGAGTTAGAAGCACTGGAAGTTCTTGAAGCTGCGGAAGTTAAAGCTGCTATCAAGCGTGTCCAAAAAGAAACGGGCGTAAAAGGTAAAGGTTTGTTTATGCCAATTCGTATTGTGACAACTGGTGAAATGCATGGTCCGGAATTACCACTTGCAATTGAGGTTCTTGGCCTTGAAAAAGTGCTTAATCGTTTGGATACATGGTTGAAAAATAATTAATTTTAAAGGGAAGTGTCTCGGCTATTTGCGGGGCACTTTTTTATTTTGATATATTTCAGTTGCAAGGAATTTTATTGCTGTTATAATAGAACTAAATATACGGAAAAAGTGCTGATGGGAAGAAGTACGGAATTCTAAGCTTGAAGAGAGAGTCGCCGCGGCTGGAAGCGACTTAGCTGAACACTCCTGAAATGCCTCCCTGAATTCTGATGGGAAATTTAGTATCATCAGACGAAATGTGGGTCGTTATCCCCACCCCTAGAGTTGGAGTAGCTGCTAAAATTAGCAATACTCAAGTCAGAGTGGAACCGCGCAAAGCGTCTCTGTATCGGAGGGGCTTTTTTTGTTGGTTTGGGTTCCAATGAAAAATGTACAAACTTGAATAAGGAGGCAACAAAATGCCAACTCGCTTAAAAGAAGATATTACAACAATTATAAAGAATGACCCTGCGACGAAGAGTTTTTTTGATGCTTTTTTAACGAATCCAGGATTGCATGCACTTTGGTGGCATCGTGTGGCGAACTTTTTTTACCGTCATAAAATGGTTTTGTTGGGGAAAGTATTAGCGCAGACCGCTCGTTTCTGGACTAATATAGAGATTCATCCAGGCGCAACTATTGGTAGAAGACTTTTTATTGATCATGGTGCAGGGATTGTTATTGGAGAAACTGCAGAAATTGGTGAAGATGTAACGATATTCCACGGGGTTACACTTGGGGGGACTGGGAAAGACTGCGGGAAACGCCATCCAACTGTCGGTGACGGGGCGCTCGTTTCAGCGGGGGCGAAAGTACTTGGGCCGGTAGAAATTGGAGCAGGCGCGCGTATTGGTGCGGGAGCTGTCGTTTTAAAAGACGTGCCACCTGGTGCAACGGTTGTCGGAATTCCGGCGAAGGTTGTTCGGTTGAATGGTCGCACGGTAGGTCATGCAGTCCCGAAAATGGACGAATTAACGTTACGAATTGCGGAATTAGAAAATATAGTAGAAAAACTTTTGAAGGAAAAGGAGTAGATCTGATTGTCGATACAAATTTTTAATACGTTAAAACGAGAGAAAGAGCCTTTT belongs to Listeria swaminathanii and includes:
- the ispD gene encoding 2-C-methyl-D-erythritol 4-phosphate cytidylyltransferase, whose translation is MNYELVFLAAGQGKRMNAQKNKMWLDLVDEPIFIHALRPFLADNRCSKVIVVCQEEERKHVKKLMSQLNVAEHRIEIVKGGSERQYSVAAGLERCGTESVVLVHDGARPFVTVDIIDRLLMGVKQSKAAICAVRVKDTVKRVVNDVVQETVDRENLWQIQTPQAFELHILQKAHQLARKEQFLGTDEASLVERIPCPVAIVQGSYYNIKLTTPEDMPLAKAILGELGGKVND
- the gltX gene encoding glutamate--tRNA ligase, whose protein sequence is MSETKRVRVRYAPSPTGFLHIGNARTALFNYLFARHNDGDFIIRIEDTDAKRNIADGEESQMTNLKWLGMDWDEGVDVPGKYGPYRQSERQSIYEPLIQELLDKDLAYKCYCTEEELDAEREKQKANGEMPRYSGKCRHLTKEQQAEKEAQGFKPSIRFKVPANETITFNDMVKDDVSFESNGIGDFVIAKKDGIPTYNFAVAVDDHLMEISHVLRGDDHISNTPKQIMIYNAFGWEPPIFGHMTLIVNESRRKLSKRDGSIIQFIEQYRDLGYLPEALFNFIAMLGWSPEGEEEIFSKEEFIKMFDPKRLSKSPALFDNVKLTWVNNQYVKKLPLNDVVELSLPHLQKAGVVSAELNQAELDWVHKLVSLYHEQMSYGAEIVPLSEMFFADAESITFDEEETAVLAEETVPTVISAFKKELEALEVLEAAEVKAAIKRVQKETGVKGKGLFMPIRIVTTGEMHGPELPLAIEVLGLEKVLNRLDTWLKNN
- a CDS encoding protein arginine kinase — encoded protein: MNVFEPRLSSWLENAGDDDDVVLSSRIRLARNLKDEKFPIYEQKEEIVDQIAEVFDDSFSLFKMNQISLLEKALLVEKHLISPYMMNKSEYGAVLLNEEENVSIMLNEEDHLRIQCMTPGLRLFDALEAALQIDGYVEEKLTYAFDKQFGYLTSCLTNVGTGMRASVMVHLPGLVTTKRIKSVIEAIRSLGFVVRGIYGEGSMPASSIFQVSNQVTLGKTETEIVEDLTQVMEQIIMQERVARTTLKQKFHIALEDRVFRSYGLLMNCRIISMKEAADAISDIRLGVELGFFEHISRQKMNELVLFSQPAFLRKEAGRDMDELEEKVIRAKVIREILGDK
- the radA gene encoding DNA repair protein RadA, whose product is MAKAKRTTKFVCQACGYESAKWMGKCPNCNEWNQMVEALEPSKKSRSAFNHTGEPSKATPITQIASEIEQRVETNMPELNRVLGGGVVPGSMVLVGGDPGIGKSTLLLQVSAQLTLTNKKVLYISGEESIKQTKLRAERLQVSGDNLYVYAETNLEAVQETIDFVKPDFVVIDSIQTVYHPDVTSAAGSVSQVRECTAALMRIAKMQNIAIFIVGHVTKEGAIAGPRLLEHMVDTVLYFEGERHHAYRILRAVKNRFGSTNEMGIFEMRDVGLVEVANPSEVFLEERLEGASGSTVVASMEGTRPVLVEIQALVSPTMFGNAKRMATGIDYNKVSLIMAVLEKRVGLMLQNQDAYLKAAGGVKLDEPAVDLAVAVSVASSYRDKPTKSTDCFIGELGLTGEIRRVARIEQRVQEAAKLGFKRIFIPKNNEGTWKIPKDVEVVGVETIGEALKKALPN
- a CDS encoding PIN/TRAM domain-containing protein, with the translated sequence MLTWVIRVCFLILGGTTGVFSLPTLWVKLGIGHILLINNPYTDALIGALIFYLITFWAVKYVEAALNWLEEKLAKIAIATLVYGGLGLFVGLVIAFFASNALSQTNIPLLNSVVPVILTLVLGYLGFRIGISRRNEFGNFVNNRNAKKKTPEEEQSEEKSKKTYKILDTSVIIDGRIADILATGFLDGTVVIPLFVLAELQHIADSSDTLKRTRGRRGLDILNRIQKEDSIQVEMYEGDFEDTPEVDSKLVKLAKVMGGIVVTNDYNLNKVCEFQNVPVLNINDLANAVKPVVLPGEKMTVLMVKDGKEHNQGVAYLDDGTMIVVEDGRKFINETIQVEVTSVLQTSAGRMIFAKPS
- a CDS encoding ATP-dependent Clp protease ATP-binding subunit; protein product: MMFGRFTQRAQKVLALSQEEAMRLNHSNLGTEHILLGLVREGEGIAAKALYELGISSEKVQQEVEGLIGHGEKAVTTIQYTPRAKKVIELSMDEARKLGHTYVGTEHILLGLIREGEGVAARVLSNLGISLNKARQQVLQLLGGGEATGAGRQTNTQATPTLDSLARDLTVIAREDNLDPVIGRSKEIQRVIEVLSRRTKNNPVLIGEPGVGKTAIAEGLAQQIVRNEVPETLRGKRVMTLDMGTVVAGTKYRGEFEDRLKKVMDEIRQAGNVILFIDELHTLIGAGGAEGAIDASNILKPPLARGELQCIGATTLDEYRKYIEKDAALERRFQPIKVDEPTVEESVQILHGLRDRYEAHHRVAITDEALEAAVRLSDRYISDRFLPDKAIDVIDEAGSKVRLKSFTTPKNVKEMENNLTDLKKEKDAAVQGQEFEKAAALRDKEQKLKKSLEETKANWQEKQGLDHSEVTEDIVAEVVASWTGIPVAKLAETETNKLLNMEKLIHERVIGQDAAVKAVSLAVRRARAGLKDPKRPIGSFIFLGPTGVGKTELARALAESMFGDEDSMIRIDMSEYMEKFSTARLVGAPPGYVGYEEGGQLTEKVRQKPYSVVLLDEIEKAHPDVFNMLLQVLDDGRLTDSKGRVVDFRNTVIIMTSNIGAQEMKQDKSMGFNVVDPIKDHKAMEHRVLQDLKQAFRPEFINRIDETIVFHSLQEKELKQIVTLLTAQLTKRLAERDIHVKLTEGAKAKIAKDGYDPEYGARPLKRAIQKEVEDMLSEELLRGNIKVGDYIEIGVKDGKLEVRKKAAPKKKTTTKKVKAK
- the epsC gene encoding serine O-acetyltransferase EpsC, producing MPTRLKEDITTIIKNDPATKSFFDAFLTNPGLHALWWHRVANFFYRHKMVLLGKVLAQTARFWTNIEIHPGATIGRRLFIDHGAGIVIGETAEIGEDVTIFHGVTLGGTGKDCGKRHPTVGDGALVSAGAKVLGPVEIGAGARIGAGAVVLKDVPPGATVVGIPAKVVRLNGRTVGHAVPKMDELTLRIAELENIVEKLLKEKE
- the ispF gene encoding 2-C-methyl-D-erythritol 2,4-cyclodiphosphate synthase; protein product: MIRIGQGYDVHKLAYDRELIIGGIKIPYEKGLLGHSDADVLLHAITDAIIGAIGACDIGHFFPDTDMAFKDADSAELLTEIWQKVEADGFRLGNLDATIIAEKPKMAPYVTQMKLRIAELLHADPTQVNVKATTTEKLGFTGREEGIASLAVVLLEK
- a CDS encoding UvrB/UvrC motif-containing protein, whose translation is MICQRCGENKAVIALQQLNEAGKVESLYLCENCAANEALSSEKDLVKAMDTFSEVALDFLTLLQKEENVQKKVVCGNCQLSFDEFLQTNRVGCSECYSAFEEQLVPIIGRVQNGYTKHVGKVPAEVERAEGVQNEISHLQEKLALLVKNEEFEEAAIIRDEIRALKAGGEDK
- a CDS encoding CtsR family transcriptional regulator, yielding MKNISDIIEAYLKQVLESSEAVEIKRSEIADKFECVPSQINYVINTRFTMERGYIVESKRGGGGYIRIIKVKMNDKLQLLEAIISMVHDKKVSQSFSEDVILRLLEEDVITKKEARLMVAALDREVLILPLPDRDILRSRILEAMLVALKYD